The Achromobacter deleyi genome has a window encoding:
- a CDS encoding Bug family tripartite tricarboxylate transporter substrate binding protein, giving the protein MIKRLLAGVALACIGVTGPSHAQDNYPSRPVRIVVPFSPGGAADIMSRLLAEKLSGKLGQPVIVENKPGGGTMIASDYVSRAEPDGYTLLMAASSLGIAPSIYAKVNYDPIKDFAPITQVASVVHVLEVHPSIPAKNVGELIAYLKANPGKVSYGSVGTGSSTHLEAELFNSMAGVQMAHIPYKGSAPALNDLVAGRLQVMFDAWASSGPFVKDGKLRALAVTTTKPSASVPDLPTVASSGLPGYSAMPWLGLVAPARTPQPVIDKLYQNLAQILQQPDVKAQFVGLGLDIIGSDPKAFSAFMHQDVATWAKVARESNIRLE; this is encoded by the coding sequence ATGATCAAGAGACTATTGGCCGGCGTCGCACTGGCCTGCATCGGAGTCACGGGCCCCTCGCATGCCCAGGACAATTACCCCAGTCGTCCCGTGCGCATCGTGGTGCCGTTCTCACCGGGCGGCGCGGCGGACATCATGAGCCGCCTGCTGGCCGAAAAACTGAGCGGCAAGCTGGGCCAGCCGGTGATCGTGGAGAACAAGCCGGGCGGCGGCACCATGATCGCATCCGATTATGTGTCGCGCGCCGAGCCGGACGGCTACACCTTGCTGATGGCGGCGTCCTCGCTGGGCATCGCGCCCAGCATCTACGCCAAGGTGAACTACGACCCGATCAAGGACTTCGCGCCGATCACCCAAGTGGCGTCGGTGGTGCATGTGCTGGAAGTGCACCCGTCGATCCCGGCCAAGAACGTGGGCGAGCTCATCGCCTACCTGAAGGCGAATCCGGGCAAGGTGAGCTACGGCTCGGTCGGCACCGGCAGCTCGACGCATCTGGAGGCCGAGCTGTTCAACAGCATGGCCGGCGTGCAGATGGCGCACATTCCCTACAAGGGCAGCGCGCCTGCGTTGAACGACCTGGTGGCGGGGCGCCTGCAGGTCATGTTCGATGCGTGGGCCTCGTCGGGACCCTTCGTCAAGGACGGCAAGCTGCGCGCGCTGGCGGTCACCACGACCAAGCCATCGGCGTCGGTGCCGGACCTGCCCACGGTCGCGTCGTCCGGCCTGCCGGGCTATTCGGCCATGCCGTGGCTGGGGCTGGTGGCGCCCGCCCGCACGCCCCAGCCGGTGATCGACAAGCTCTACCAGAACCTGGCGCAGATCCTGCAGCAGCCGGATGTGAAGGCGCAGTTCGTGGGCCTGGGCCTGGACATCATCGGCAGCGATCCCAAGGCCTTCAGCGCGTTCATGCATCAGGACGTGGCGACGTGGGCCAAGGTGGCGCGCGAATCCAACATCCGCCTGGAGTAA
- a CDS encoding acyl-CoA dehydrogenase family protein, translating into MTVLETAARDDEAFRLELRGWLESAYAGFARGWPGGADPRSLDYRRAWEDTLCANGWSGLGWPKACGGQDLPLSRQAVFHEEHARCGAPLGVNLIGHGILAPTLLHFGTEAQKRRFLPGILSNREVWCQGYSEPGAGSDLASVRTRAEPAPGGYRLNGHKIWTSFADRAQWCFVLARTDPQAPRHKGLSFLLVDMRSPGLRVEPIRQITGEAEFCEVFFEDVFVPEDGLLGERNQGWKIAMAAASFERGTYFIPRLVRFAQELRQVRELSLRANAHGHVPASSAEVRHRWARLAADSHVLALKSQRALAGAMRGDPPGPEGSSTKIHWSEAHQRLLELSLQLLGEDACLADGATDARAADLAHAYLWSRAETILAGTSEIQRNIIAEQMLGLPKA; encoded by the coding sequence ATGACAGTGCTGGAAACCGCCGCGCGCGACGACGAGGCGTTTCGCCTGGAGCTGCGCGGCTGGCTGGAATCCGCCTATGCGGGCTTCGCGCGCGGCTGGCCCGGCGGCGCCGATCCGCGCAGCCTGGACTACCGCCGCGCGTGGGAAGACACCCTGTGCGCCAATGGCTGGTCCGGGCTGGGCTGGCCGAAGGCATGCGGCGGGCAGGACCTGCCCCTGTCGCGCCAGGCGGTCTTTCACGAAGAGCACGCCCGCTGCGGCGCGCCGCTGGGCGTGAACCTGATCGGCCATGGCATCCTGGCGCCGACCCTGCTGCACTTCGGCACCGAGGCGCAGAAGCGGCGCTTCCTGCCCGGCATTCTTTCCAACCGCGAGGTGTGGTGCCAGGGGTACTCGGAGCCCGGGGCGGGCTCCGACCTGGCGTCGGTGCGCACGCGGGCGGAGCCGGCCCCCGGCGGCTACCGCCTGAACGGCCACAAGATATGGACCTCCTTCGCCGACCGCGCGCAGTGGTGCTTCGTGCTGGCGCGCACCGATCCGCAAGCTCCCCGGCACAAGGGGCTGAGCTTTCTGCTGGTGGATATGCGCAGCCCCGGCTTGCGGGTGGAGCCCATCCGGCAGATCACGGGAGAGGCCGAGTTCTGCGAGGTCTTCTTCGAGGACGTGTTTGTTCCGGAAGACGGCTTGCTGGGCGAGCGCAACCAGGGCTGGAAGATCGCGATGGCGGCCGCCAGCTTCGAACGCGGCACCTACTTCATTCCGCGCCTGGTGCGCTTTGCGCAGGAGCTGCGGCAGGTGCGCGAGCTGTCGCTGCGCGCCAATGCCCATGGCCATGTGCCGGCCTCGTCGGCCGAGGTGCGCCACCGCTGGGCGCGGCTGGCCGCCGACAGCCACGTGCTGGCGCTGAAGTCGCAACGCGCGCTGGCCGGTGCGATGCGCGGCGATCCGCCGGGCCCGGAAGGGTCATCCACCAAGATCCACTGGAGCGAGGCGCATCAGCGCCTGCTCGAGCTTTCCCTGCAATTGCTGGGCGAAGACGCCTGCCTGGCCGACGGCGCCACGGATGCGCGCGCGGCGGACCTGGCGCACGCCTATCTGTGGTCGCGCGCCGAGACCATCCTGGCCGGCACCTCGGAGATCCAGCGCAACATCATCGCCGAGCAGATGCTTGGCCTGCCCAAGGCTTGA
- a CDS encoding acyl-CoA dehydrogenase family protein yields the protein MTRHLNLHLTEDQRMLRDAAERYLAARHPVALARAASRQTVAARLALWRELADQGWPALLAPETRGGLALGMREAWIVAEAAGRHLLSLPLAANMAVLPTLCEAAGPAAQWAGAMMTGETWYADAAMRPDGSAFIEGAGDGVRALAVRRTGATALRLELLAPVAGMAGLDPTMPVALAANPAVVASAELEVAPGTWSLLRTRMRLLRSAEILGAASAALDMAAAYARERRQFDRAIGANQAIKHRLAEDWMALDDARLAGWAAAAALDAGAESAPRDCLFAPLLAVEGGRRAAQNAIQTHGALGVTWECDAHLYLKRVLRLSASLEAEVSRPDLLERIWEEAGEGQAA from the coding sequence ATGACACGGCATCTGAATCTGCACCTGACCGAAGACCAGCGCATGCTGCGCGACGCAGCCGAGCGCTACCTGGCCGCGCGCCATCCGGTGGCCCTGGCGCGCGCCGCCAGCCGGCAGACGGTGGCCGCGCGGCTGGCGCTGTGGCGCGAGCTGGCCGACCAGGGCTGGCCCGCCTTGCTGGCGCCCGAGACGCGGGGTGGCCTGGCGCTGGGCATGCGCGAGGCCTGGATCGTGGCCGAGGCGGCCGGCCGGCACCTGCTGAGCCTGCCGCTGGCGGCCAATATGGCGGTGCTGCCCACCTTGTGCGAGGCGGCGGGCCCCGCGGCGCAATGGGCTGGCGCGATGATGACGGGCGAGACCTGGTACGCCGACGCGGCCATGCGTCCCGACGGCTCGGCATTCATCGAAGGCGCCGGGGACGGCGTGCGCGCCCTGGCGGTGCGCCGGACCGGCGCGACCGCCCTGCGGCTGGAGCTGCTTGCGCCGGTGGCGGGCATGGCGGGGCTGGATCCGACCATGCCGGTCGCGCTTGCGGCGAACCCGGCAGTGGTGGCCAGCGCCGAACTGGAGGTGGCGCCGGGCACGTGGAGCCTGCTGCGCACGCGTATGCGCCTGCTGCGCTCGGCCGAAATACTGGGCGCGGCCTCGGCCGCGCTGGACATGGCGGCGGCCTATGCGCGGGAACGCCGCCAGTTCGACCGGGCCATCGGCGCCAACCAGGCGATCAAGCATCGCCTGGCCGAAGACTGGATGGCCCTGGACGATGCGCGGCTGGCCGGCTGGGCGGCGGCGGCCGCGCTGGACGCGGGCGCGGAGTCGGCGCCGCGCGACTGCCTGTTCGCGCCGCTGCTGGCGGTGGAGGGCGGCCGCCGCGCCGCGCAGAACGCCATCCAGACGCACGGCGCGCTGGGCGTGACCTGGGAGTGCGACGCGCACCTGTACCTGAAGCGCGTGTTGCGCCTGTCGGCGAGCCTGGAGGCCGAGGTGTCGCGCCCGGACCTGCTGGAGCGGATCTGGGAGGAGGCGGGGGAGGGGCAGGCGGCGTGA
- a CDS encoding spermidine synthase, with amino-acid sequence MHKSNFPSELDQPTLSEADGVRYLHFNTQWVQGAMNIKSPAELVLEYTGQMMAWLLFLEPPKEEAIGMLGLGAGSLARFCVKHTRSPLLAVEWNPRVTAACHMFFRLPGANRLEVEHADAGAWVADPLNAGRCPVLMVDLYDAAAEGPVRDSVKFYRDCRRVLGEVGILAVNLFGRHESFGKNIDNLSKAFEDRVVLLPEVDAGNQIVLAFSGPRLAISPAELLDRAAVVEARYGLPARRWARSLTRHAVDGVLHF; translated from the coding sequence ATGCATAAATCGAACTTTCCCTCCGAACTCGACCAGCCCACGCTTTCCGAAGCGGACGGCGTCCGCTATCTGCACTTCAACACCCAGTGGGTGCAGGGCGCGATGAACATCAAGAGCCCGGCCGAGCTGGTGCTGGAATACACCGGTCAGATGATGGCCTGGCTGCTGTTCCTGGAGCCGCCCAAGGAAGAGGCCATCGGCATGCTGGGGCTGGGAGCAGGGTCGCTTGCCCGGTTCTGCGTCAAGCACACCCGCAGCCCGCTGCTGGCCGTGGAATGGAATCCGCGCGTGACGGCCGCCTGCCACATGTTCTTCCGCCTGCCCGGGGCCAACCGGCTGGAGGTCGAGCACGCCGACGCCGGCGCCTGGGTGGCCGACCCGCTCAACGCGGGGCGCTGCCCGGTGCTGATGGTGGACCTGTACGATGCGGCCGCCGAGGGGCCGGTGCGCGACAGCGTGAAGTTCTACCGCGACTGCCGCCGGGTGCTGGGCGAGGTGGGCATCCTGGCCGTGAACCTGTTCGGCCGCCACGAGAGCTTCGGCAAGAACATCGACAACCTCTCCAAGGCGTTCGAAGACCGCGTGGTGCTGCTGCCCGAGGTCGACGCGGGCAACCAGATCGTGCTGGCTTTTTCAGGCCCGCGCCTGGCGATCTCGCCCGCCGAACTGCTGGACCGGGCGGCGGTGGTGGAGGCCAGGTACGGCCTGCCGGCGCGCCGCTGGGCCCGCAGCCTGACCCGTCACGCGGTGGACGGCGTCCTGCATTTCTGA
- a CDS encoding GntR family transcriptional regulator, giving the protein MTHPIVRQALYLEVADRLRGMIHARSLRNGEWIDELRLAGEMGISRTPLREALKVLATEGLVRLEPRRGCFVNELSAQDLEDIFPLMAMLEGRCAFEAARKASDEQLAALEPLHAALAGHARAGRIDAYYKTNYLIHEAVQALAGNQWLSDMVGNLRKVLSLSRHRSLSRPGRIDESCAEHLAIFEALKAHDSDAAQALAHTHLMRQLEALRELSIEDAADAVLSDPIVIEETAHVRTRQSRARARRTHA; this is encoded by the coding sequence ATGACCCATCCGATCGTCCGGCAAGCCTTGTATCTTGAAGTCGCGGATCGCCTGCGCGGCATGATCCATGCGCGTTCATTGCGCAATGGCGAATGGATCGACGAACTGCGGCTGGCGGGCGAAATGGGCATTTCCCGCACCCCTTTGCGCGAGGCGCTTAAGGTGCTGGCCACGGAAGGGCTGGTGCGCCTGGAGCCGCGGCGGGGCTGCTTCGTCAACGAGCTGTCGGCCCAGGACCTGGAAGACATCTTCCCGCTGATGGCCATGCTGGAGGGGCGTTGCGCCTTCGAGGCCGCCCGCAAGGCCAGCGACGAGCAGCTTGCCGCGCTGGAGCCGCTGCACGCCGCGCTGGCGGGCCACGCCCGGGCGGGCCGCATCGACGCCTATTACAAGACCAACTACCTGATCCATGAAGCCGTCCAGGCCCTGGCCGGCAACCAATGGCTGTCCGACATGGTGGGCAACCTGCGCAAGGTGCTCAGCCTGTCGCGCCACCGCAGCCTGTCGCGGCCGGGCCGCATCGACGAGTCCTGCGCCGAGCACCTGGCCATTTTCGAGGCCCTGAAGGCGCATGACTCCGACGCCGCGCAGGCGCTTGCGCATACGCACCTGATGCGGCAGCTGGAAGCGCTGCGCGAACTAAGCATTGAAGACGCCGCCGATGCGGTGTTGTCCGATCCTATCGTCATCGAGGAGACCGCCCATGTCCGCACCCGCCAATCTCGCGCCCGCGCGCGGCGCACGCACGCCTGA
- a CDS encoding malonyl-CoA decarboxylase domain-containing protein: MSAPANLAPARGARTPEPETDLVDAASVAESASLITRLGRLWERGRLPSESEVRRLFEARLTDVAANKLARRWCEQYAAADGKDRRLMLAALAQVRATYAGDGGEGVRLFKRFNAQPQGLRFLVDLRADMLRWRKQVAGIQALDKELEGLLSAWFDVGLLELRPLTWDSPASLLEKLILYEAVHEIKSWDDLRHRVAPDRRCYAYFHPQMPGVPLIFVEVAFASQMADNVQVLLDSTLPPQDLDRARWAIFYSISNTQPGLKGISFGNFLLKRVVEQLLEELPKLKSFATLSPIPGFADWLGKLDAQAVENIVREDKARAKDRKREGVPDGQRWVARLARDAQGKTSDVVKRAGLRLAASYLQSMKNGLPVDAVARFHLGNGARIERLNWAADTSPKGLKQSCAMMVNYLYDLDELDTNLQRLGEGKPQVSRSVGRVA, from the coding sequence ATGTCCGCACCCGCCAATCTCGCGCCCGCGCGCGGCGCACGCACGCCTGAGCCCGAGACCGACCTCGTCGATGCGGCCTCGGTGGCCGAGAGCGCCAGCCTGATCACGCGGCTGGGCCGATTGTGGGAGCGCGGGCGCCTGCCCAGCGAATCCGAAGTCCGGCGCCTGTTCGAAGCGCGCCTGACCGACGTGGCCGCCAACAAGCTGGCGCGCCGCTGGTGCGAGCAATACGCCGCCGCCGACGGCAAGGACCGCCGCCTGATGCTGGCCGCCCTGGCGCAGGTGCGCGCCACTTATGCGGGCGATGGCGGCGAAGGCGTACGGCTCTTCAAGCGCTTCAATGCCCAGCCCCAGGGCCTGCGCTTTCTGGTGGACCTGCGCGCCGACATGCTGCGCTGGCGCAAGCAGGTGGCGGGCATCCAGGCGCTGGACAAGGAACTGGAAGGCCTGTTGTCGGCGTGGTTCGACGTGGGCCTGCTGGAGCTGCGTCCGCTGACCTGGGATTCGCCGGCGTCGCTGCTGGAAAAACTGATCCTCTACGAGGCCGTCCACGAGATCAAGTCCTGGGACGACCTGCGCCATCGCGTGGCGCCCGACCGCCGCTGCTATGCCTACTTCCACCCGCAGATGCCCGGCGTGCCGCTGATCTTCGTGGAAGTGGCGTTCGCCAGCCAGATGGCCGACAACGTGCAGGTGCTGCTGGACAGCACGCTGCCGCCGCAGGACCTGGATCGCGCGCGCTGGGCGATCTTCTATTCCATCTCAAATACCCAGCCCGGCCTGAAGGGCATCAGCTTCGGCAACTTCCTGCTCAAGCGCGTGGTCGAGCAGCTGCTCGAGGAACTCCCCAAGCTGAAGTCCTTTGCCACCTTGTCGCCGATTCCGGGCTTCGCGGACTGGCTGGGCAAGCTGGACGCCCAGGCGGTCGAGAACATCGTGCGCGAGGACAAGGCCCGCGCCAAGGACCGCAAGCGCGAAGGCGTGCCGGACGGGCAGCGCTGGGTCGCGCGCCTGGCCAGGGATGCCCAGGGCAAGACTTCGGACGTGGTCAAGCGGGCGGGGCTCCGGCTGGCGGCCAGCTACCTGCAATCCATGAAGAACGGGCTGCCGGTGGATGCCGTGGCGCGCTTCCACCTGGGCAACGGCGCGCGCATCGAACGCCTGAACTGGGCGGCCGACACGTCGCCCAAGGGCCTCAAGCAGTCTTGCGCCATGATGGTCAATTATCTGTACGACCTTGATGAGCTGGACACCAACCTCCAGCGGCTGGGCGAGGGCAAGCCCCAGGTCAGCCGCAGCGTTGGGCGCGTGGCCTGA
- a CDS encoding enoyl-CoA hydratase/isomerase family protein, translating to MTENVAGRVLLEREGHLARVTLSHPGRLNAITVGMWRELQDVFTRIAQDDAVRCVIVRGDGGNFAAGADIREFPVERADMAGVQRYHRQVLAPALQAVAQCPQPVVAQIEGVCVGGGLEIASQCDLRIAGASARFGVPINRLGFPMAPDEMRGLLALAGRAATLAILLEGRVFGADEARELGLLTRIVPDDQVADAARRSADRIAQGAPLAARINKRLSARLATGAALTEDEYQDYFSYAESRDHQEGVRAFLAGADPSFSGD from the coding sequence ATGACGGAGAACGTGGCTGGTCGCGTGCTGCTGGAGCGCGAAGGGCATCTGGCCCGGGTGACGCTATCGCACCCGGGGCGCCTGAATGCAATCACGGTGGGCATGTGGCGCGAATTGCAGGACGTGTTCACGCGCATCGCGCAAGACGACGCCGTGCGCTGCGTCATCGTGCGCGGCGATGGCGGCAACTTTGCCGCGGGCGCGGACATCCGCGAATTTCCCGTGGAGCGCGCCGACATGGCCGGCGTGCAGCGCTATCACCGCCAGGTGCTGGCGCCCGCCTTGCAGGCCGTGGCCCAGTGCCCGCAACCGGTGGTGGCGCAGATCGAAGGCGTATGCGTGGGCGGCGGACTGGAAATCGCCAGCCAATGCGACCTGCGCATCGCCGGCGCGTCGGCGCGCTTTGGCGTGCCGATCAACCGCCTGGGCTTTCCCATGGCCCCGGATGAAATGCGCGGCCTGCTGGCGCTGGCCGGACGGGCCGCCACACTGGCCATCCTGCTGGAAGGCCGGGTGTTCGGCGCCGACGAGGCCCGCGAGCTGGGCCTGTTGACCCGCATCGTCCCCGACGACCAGGTGGCCGACGCGGCCCGGCGCAGCGCCGACCGCATCGCCCAGGGCGCGCCGCTGGCCGCGCGCATCAACAAGCGCTTGTCCGCAAGGCTCGCCACCGGCGCCGCCTTGACCGAGGACGAGTATCAGGATTATTTCTCCTATGCCGAGAGCCGGGACCACCAGGAGGGCGTGCGCGCTTTCCTGGCCGGCGCAGACCCTTCCTTTTCCGGAGACTAG
- a CDS encoding malonate--CoA ligase: MSNANLYAVLQGGFPKDRGKVALETPDLEYTWDDIDRATACLANLLSSLALPEGARVAVQVEKSPEALLLYLATLRAGLVYLPLNTAYRESEIEYFLGNAEPSVVVCSSKNLDWVRRAADKAGCAHVYTLDEDRSGSLLEAAGGLSQSFETVERKPDDLAAILYTSGTTGRSKGAMLSHGNLAANARVLHDYWGWRQDDVLLHMLPIFHVHGLFVASHGALLAGARMIWLPRLDADQALRYLPQSTVMMGVPTYYVRLLADPRFNRDVCGKMRLFISGSAPLLAETFSDFKERSGHAILERYGMSETVMLTSNPYDPKLGERLAGTVGRALPQVQVRVVDDAGIALAPGEIGNVQVRGPNVFSGYWRMPEKTREEFTEDGWFKTGDVGRWGGESAGRDVPADYLSIVGRSKDLIISGGFNVYPKEIETLIDDMPGVAESAVIGVPHADFGEAVVAVVVPKDGVSLDASAMQAELKSRIANFKVPKRVHIIDQLPRNTMGKVQKNVLRETYKSL; the protein is encoded by the coding sequence GTGAGCAACGCCAACTTATATGCTGTCCTGCAAGGCGGCTTTCCGAAAGACCGCGGCAAAGTCGCGCTGGAAACGCCCGACCTCGAATACACCTGGGACGACATCGACCGCGCCACCGCGTGCCTGGCCAACCTCTTGAGCTCGCTGGCCCTGCCCGAAGGCGCGCGCGTGGCGGTGCAGGTGGAAAAGTCGCCCGAAGCCTTGCTGCTGTACCTGGCCACCTTGCGGGCCGGCCTGGTGTACCTGCCGCTGAACACGGCTTACCGCGAATCCGAGATCGAGTACTTCCTGGGCAACGCCGAACCATCCGTGGTGGTCTGCTCCAGCAAGAACCTGGACTGGGTCCGGCGCGCCGCCGACAAGGCCGGCTGCGCGCACGTCTACACGCTGGACGAGGACCGCAGCGGCAGCTTGCTGGAGGCCGCTGGCGGCCTGTCGCAGTCCTTTGAGACCGTCGAGCGCAAGCCCGACGACCTGGCCGCGATCTTGTATACGTCGGGCACCACGGGCCGCAGCAAGGGCGCGATGCTCTCGCATGGCAACCTGGCGGCCAACGCCCGCGTGCTGCATGACTACTGGGGCTGGCGCCAGGACGATGTGCTGCTGCACATGCTGCCGATTTTCCACGTGCATGGACTGTTTGTCGCGTCCCACGGCGCCTTGCTGGCCGGCGCCAGGATGATCTGGCTGCCCAGGCTGGACGCGGACCAGGCCTTGCGCTATCTGCCGCAGAGCACGGTGATGATGGGCGTGCCGACGTACTACGTGCGCCTTCTGGCGGATCCGCGCTTCAACCGCGACGTCTGCGGCAAGATGCGGCTCTTCATCTCGGGCTCCGCGCCCTTGCTGGCCGAGACCTTCTCGGACTTCAAGGAACGCAGCGGCCACGCCATCCTCGAGCGCTACGGCATGAGCGAGACCGTCATGCTGACGTCCAACCCCTACGATCCCAAGCTGGGCGAACGCCTGGCCGGGACCGTGGGCCGGGCCTTGCCGCAGGTGCAGGTGCGCGTGGTGGACGATGCCGGCATCGCGCTGGCGCCGGGCGAGATCGGCAACGTGCAGGTCCGCGGCCCGAACGTGTTCTCCGGCTACTGGCGCATGCCGGAAAAAACCCGCGAAGAGTTCACGGAAGACGGCTGGTTCAAGACCGGCGACGTGGGCCGCTGGGGGGGCGAATCCGCCGGGCGCGATGTGCCCGCCGACTACCTGTCCATCGTGGGCCGCAGCAAGGACCTGATCATTTCCGGCGGCTTCAACGTCTACCCCAAGGAAATCGAAACGCTGATCGACGACATGCCCGGCGTGGCGGAATCGGCGGTCATCGGCGTGCCGCACGCGGACTTCGGAGAGGCCGTGGTGGCGGTGGTGGTGCCCAAGGACGGCGTGTCGCTGGACGCGTCGGCGATGCAGGCCGAACTGAAGTCGCGCATCGCCAACTTCAAGGTGCCCAAGCGCGTGCACATCATCGACCAGCTGCCGCGCAACACCATGGGCAAGGTCCAGAAGAACGTGCTGCGCGAAACCTACAAGTCGCTATAG
- a CDS encoding Bug family tripartite tricarboxylate transporter substrate binding protein → MKYRTTTAAIFAVAALGFGGVAAAQWPERPITLIVPFPAGGGTDTFARPLAAQLTTQLGQTVVIDNKGGAGGTVGAGVAAKARPDGYTFFMGGAHHALAPSLYKSLNYNIQKDFVPVALVAQPPQVVVINASKLPVKTLQEFIDYAKKRPGEINFGTAGKGSTHHLAGELFAMQTGIKLVDVPYQGAGPMLSALIGGQVDLAFDGLGSSSGHIRAGAIKPLAVAATERSQSLPDVPTAAEAGVPNYVVSTWYAIWAPAGTPKEAVDKMIAEITKALNVPKIKETWASNGTAVPTLTGADFGKFVDSEVERWAKVVKDSGVTLD, encoded by the coding sequence ATGAAATATCGCACCACCACCGCGGCCATATTTGCCGTGGCAGCCCTGGGTTTCGGCGGCGTTGCCGCCGCGCAATGGCCCGAGCGCCCCATCACGCTGATCGTTCCGTTCCCCGCAGGCGGCGGCACGGACACGTTCGCCCGTCCGCTGGCCGCGCAACTGACCACGCAGCTCGGCCAGACGGTGGTCATCGACAACAAGGGCGGCGCGGGCGGCACCGTGGGCGCCGGCGTGGCGGCCAAGGCCAGGCCCGATGGCTACACCTTTTTCATGGGCGGCGCGCACCACGCGCTGGCGCCTTCGCTCTACAAGAGCCTGAACTACAACATCCAGAAGGACTTCGTGCCGGTCGCCCTGGTGGCGCAGCCGCCGCAGGTGGTCGTCATCAACGCCAGCAAGCTGCCGGTCAAGACCTTGCAGGAGTTCATCGACTACGCCAAGAAGCGTCCCGGTGAAATCAACTTCGGCACGGCCGGCAAGGGCAGCACGCACCATCTGGCCGGCGAGCTGTTCGCCATGCAGACCGGCATCAAGCTGGTGGACGTGCCGTACCAGGGCGCGGGCCCGATGCTGTCGGCGCTGATCGGCGGGCAGGTGGACCTGGCGTTCGACGGGCTGGGCTCGTCGTCCGGGCACATCCGCGCCGGCGCGATCAAGCCGCTGGCCGTGGCGGCCACCGAGCGCTCGCAGTCGTTGCCCGACGTGCCCACGGCCGCCGAGGCGGGCGTGCCGAACTACGTCGTGTCCACCTGGTATGCGATCTGGGCGCCGGCAGGAACGCCCAAGGAAGCGGTGGACAAGATGATCGCCGAAATCACCAAGGCCTTGAACGTGCCGAAGATCAAGGAAACCTGGGCCAGTAACGGCACGGCGGTGCCCACCCTGACGGGCGCCGACTTTGGCAAGTTCGTCGACAGCGAGGTCGAACGCTGGGCCAAGGTGGTCAAGGATTCCGGCGTCACGCTGGATTGA
- a CDS encoding aldo/keto reductase: MIKRALGRSGLQVPPLTFGGNVFGWTVDEAGTFSLLDALVDAGLNFIDTADMYSRWVPGNQGGESETLIGKWLKRSGKRDRVLIATKVGMEMGPGEKGLAPAYIRRSLEASLARLQTDHVDLYQSHQDDPATPLTDTLAEYAKHIEAGKVRAIGASNYTAVRLSEALIASERHSLPRYESIQPEYNLYTREPFESGLQSLVKTQQMGTINYYALASGFLSGKYRGPDDAGKSARGKKIVDTYLNDRGYRILKALDEVSEDAGCTPAQAALAWQIAQPGITSPIVSATSLAQLDELVKAASLTLTHDQLARLSQASDWR; the protein is encoded by the coding sequence ATGATCAAACGCGCACTGGGCCGTTCCGGCCTGCAAGTTCCCCCGCTCACCTTCGGCGGCAACGTCTTCGGCTGGACCGTCGACGAAGCCGGCACGTTCTCCCTATTGGACGCGCTGGTCGACGCAGGCCTGAATTTCATCGACACCGCCGACATGTACTCCCGCTGGGTTCCCGGCAACCAGGGCGGAGAATCCGAAACGCTGATCGGCAAATGGCTCAAGCGTTCCGGCAAGCGCGACCGCGTGCTCATCGCCACCAAGGTCGGCATGGAAATGGGGCCGGGTGAAAAGGGGCTGGCGCCCGCCTACATCCGCCGCTCGCTGGAAGCGTCGCTTGCCCGCCTGCAGACGGACCACGTGGACCTGTACCAGTCCCACCAGGACGACCCCGCCACGCCGCTGACCGACACGCTGGCGGAATACGCCAAGCACATCGAAGCCGGCAAGGTGCGCGCCATCGGCGCATCCAACTACACGGCCGTGCGCCTGTCCGAGGCGCTGATCGCCAGCGAACGGCACAGCCTGCCGCGCTACGAGAGCATCCAGCCGGAATACAACCTGTACACCCGCGAGCCCTTCGAGTCCGGGCTGCAAAGCCTGGTGAAGACCCAGCAGATGGGCACGATCAACTACTACGCGCTGGCCAGCGGCTTTCTCAGCGGCAAATACCGCGGTCCCGACGACGCGGGCAAGAGCGCGCGCGGCAAGAAGATCGTGGATACCTACCTGAACGACCGCGGCTACCGCATCCTGAAGGCGCTGGACGAAGTATCCGAGGACGCCGGCTGCACGCCCGCGCAAGCCGCGCTGGCCTGGCAGATCGCACAGCCGGGCATCACCTCGCCCATCGTCAGCGCCACCTCGCTCGCCCAGCTCGACGAACTGGTCAAGGCCGCCAGCCTGACGCTGACGCATGACCAGCTGGCCAGGCTCAGCCAGGCCAGCGACTGGCGCTGA